A portion of the Agrobacterium tumefaciens genome contains these proteins:
- a CDS encoding DUF2161 domain-containing phosphodiesterase, with translation METSLYLPVKSFLEQAGYTVKGEVGSCDLVGLSDADPPVVVICELKLSFNLELILQAVDRAAIADEVWIAARVSAKGKGREADKRYRDLCRRLGIGMLGISDVGDVSVIVSSISPMPRTNPKRRSRLIREHERRRGDPAVGGSTRAPIMTAYRQQALGCALALTSGPLRVRQVRSSIPDAGKILLANVYGWFDRLDRGVYGLTDTGREALRRWPQQEMTAKTVVDGEPPKAP, from the coding sequence ATGGAAACTTCACTTTATCTGCCCGTCAAATCTTTCCTTGAGCAAGCGGGTTACACTGTCAAAGGTGAGGTTGGCAGTTGTGACCTCGTCGGATTGAGCGACGCCGATCCGCCTGTTGTCGTCATCTGCGAGCTAAAACTGAGCTTCAATCTGGAGCTTATTTTGCAGGCGGTTGATCGCGCGGCTATCGCAGACGAGGTCTGGATTGCGGCACGGGTCTCAGCCAAGGGCAAGGGCCGCGAGGCTGATAAACGTTATCGCGACCTCTGCCGCAGGCTCGGGATCGGCATGCTCGGCATTTCCGATGTTGGGGACGTCAGCGTTATTGTCAGTTCCATATCACCGATGCCGCGAACCAACCCGAAACGGCGTTCGCGATTGATACGTGAACACGAGAGGCGACGCGGAGATCCGGCGGTGGGTGGAAGCACCCGCGCACCAATCATGACCGCGTACCGGCAGCAGGCACTCGGCTGCGCTTTGGCGTTGACATCGGGGCCGCTGCGCGTGCGTCAAGTCAGATCCAGCATACCGGATGCCGGGAAGATTTTGCTTGCAAACGTCTATGGCTGGTTTGACCGTCTGGATAGAGGCGTCTACGGCTTGACCGATACCGGACGGGAGGCACTGCGCCGATGGCCGCAGCAGGAGATGACGGCAAAGACCGTCGTTGATGGAGAGCCGCCGAAGGCCCCTTGA
- a CDS encoding aldehyde dehydrogenase family protein produces the protein MGNVDIIRDPGPRIREILKAFIGTEEIGSFVNGEIVFGSGEELTLTDPSSGKSFATYKDADSSVVDSAMDAAARAQRAWMQLTASGRGRVMNEIARTIREHSADIAEIESRSAGRPIRDIRGEVVKVAEMFEYYAGWCDKLHGDVIPVPTSHLNYTRQEPIGVVVQITPWNAPLNTGGWQIAPAICAGNAVVIKPSELTPLSTIILGLLCEQGGAPRGLVNVIAGQGVTAGQAAVAHAKTGLVVFVGSAHAGSLIAAAAAKNVVPCILELGGKSANVVFDDADIDRAILGAQSAIFGGAGQSCVAGSRLLIHRSVHQQFIERYAAATAKIPVGDPYLDTTQIGPINNLRQWNKISEMVQQGISEGAHLATGGRKPEHLEETGGFYFAPTILDNVASDATISKEEVFGPVVGVTPFDTEEEAISLANDNPYGLAGAVWTQNVARAHRVASQVRAGTFWINGYKTISVMSPFGGFGKSGYGRSSGRDALLAYTQTKSIWVETAAEPVITFGYFSG, from the coding sequence ATGGGCAACGTAGATATCATCCGCGATCCGGGTCCGCGCATTCGCGAAATCCTCAAGGCCTTCATCGGCACCGAAGAGATCGGCAGTTTCGTTAATGGTGAGATTGTCTTCGGTTCGGGCGAAGAGCTCACCCTTACCGATCCCTCCAGCGGCAAATCCTTCGCGACATACAAAGACGCCGACAGTTCGGTGGTGGACAGCGCAATGGATGCCGCCGCCAGAGCGCAACGCGCATGGATGCAACTCACCGCCTCCGGCCGCGGACGGGTCATGAACGAGATCGCACGCACGATCCGCGAACATTCGGCCGACATCGCTGAAATCGAAAGCCGCTCGGCTGGCCGTCCGATCCGCGATATCCGTGGCGAAGTCGTCAAAGTCGCAGAGATGTTCGAATATTACGCCGGATGGTGCGACAAGCTGCATGGCGACGTCATTCCCGTTCCGACTTCCCATCTCAACTACACACGCCAGGAACCGATCGGCGTGGTTGTACAGATCACGCCGTGGAACGCACCGCTGAACACCGGCGGATGGCAGATCGCGCCCGCCATCTGTGCTGGCAACGCGGTCGTCATCAAGCCCTCCGAACTGACGCCGCTCAGCACCATCATTCTGGGTCTTCTCTGCGAGCAGGGTGGAGCGCCCCGCGGCCTGGTGAACGTCATCGCGGGCCAGGGCGTGACCGCCGGGCAAGCAGCCGTGGCCCACGCCAAGACGGGTCTTGTCGTGTTCGTCGGATCGGCGCATGCGGGATCTCTGATTGCAGCGGCGGCAGCCAAAAATGTGGTCCCCTGTATTCTTGAACTTGGCGGCAAATCTGCCAACGTCGTTTTCGACGACGCCGATATCGACCGCGCAATCCTCGGCGCCCAATCGGCGATCTTTGGCGGCGCGGGACAAAGTTGTGTTGCCGGTTCAAGACTGCTGATTCATCGTTCTGTTCATCAGCAGTTCATCGAGCGCTATGCGGCGGCAACGGCGAAAATTCCTGTCGGCGACCCCTATCTCGACACAACCCAGATCGGTCCGATCAACAATCTACGCCAGTGGAACAAGATCAGCGAGATGGTCCAGCAGGGCATCAGCGAAGGCGCGCATCTGGCTACAGGCGGACGCAAGCCAGAGCACCTCGAGGAGACAGGCGGCTTTTATTTTGCGCCAACCATCCTCGATAATGTCGCTTCGGATGCGACGATCTCGAAAGAAGAGGTTTTCGGCCCGGTCGTCGGCGTTACGCCATTCGATACGGAGGAGGAGGCAATCTCGCTCGCCAATGACAATCCTTACGGACTTGCCGGAGCTGTCTGGACGCAAAACGTCGCACGGGCACACCGGGTCGCCTCGCAGGTCCGGGCGGGAACATTCTGGATCAACGGCTACAAGACCATCAGCGTGATGTCGCCTTTTGGTGGTTTCGGCAAAAGCGGTTACGGCCGTTCCAGCGGCAGGGACGCGCTTCTCGCTTATACCCAGACAAAAAGCATCTGGGTCGAAACCGCCGCGGAACCGGTCATCACCTTCGGTTATTTCTCGGGCTGA
- a CDS encoding NAD(P)-dependent oxidoreductase, protein MSDAKQTIVGIIGLGSMGLGMAQTLAGKGFRTLGFDLSEERKELAQQSGVVAVDTIAHAFEESTFLVFSLPTAKDVASVVNDQIEILKSRSAQRVIIIDTSTSEPDVSRELAAKLALLGHGFLDAPVSGGPAGAASGKLTMMIGGTDEDVALARPAIEAMSAKALHVGPSGAGNVAKLVNNLLAAAHMVTTSEGLKLALAAGIDPEAALRVLNAASGRSMISEVHFPTWIMSDKFDSGFSMGLMRKDVRLAHELAARTGADLPMAEIVAKLWSGSSDLKDSDDFTRMGAFQPASN, encoded by the coding sequence ATGTCGGATGCAAAGCAGACAATTGTTGGAATAATTGGCCTTGGAAGCATGGGCCTTGGCATGGCTCAAACGCTGGCTGGCAAGGGTTTCCGGACATTGGGTTTCGATCTGTCGGAAGAGAGGAAAGAGCTGGCGCAGCAGTCCGGCGTCGTTGCCGTAGACACCATCGCGCATGCCTTTGAAGAGAGCACTTTCCTGGTCTTCTCGCTGCCAACGGCCAAGGACGTTGCCAGCGTGGTCAACGACCAGATCGAAATCCTGAAAAGCCGGAGCGCTCAGCGGGTGATCATCATCGACACCTCGACGTCGGAACCAGACGTGAGCCGCGAGCTTGCCGCAAAGCTTGCCTTGCTTGGTCACGGCTTTCTGGATGCACCGGTCAGCGGCGGCCCCGCCGGTGCTGCCTCTGGCAAGTTGACGATGATGATTGGTGGCACTGACGAAGACGTCGCTCTTGCAAGGCCCGCCATCGAAGCCATGTCGGCCAAAGCCCTGCATGTGGGGCCTAGCGGCGCGGGCAATGTCGCCAAGCTGGTGAACAACCTTCTTGCCGCAGCACACATGGTAACGACCAGTGAGGGTCTGAAGCTTGCTCTCGCCGCAGGGATCGATCCCGAAGCAGCGCTACGTGTTCTCAACGCAGCGTCGGGTCGATCTATGATCAGCGAAGTGCATTTCCCAACGTGGATCATGTCGGACAAGTTCGACAGCGGTTTCTCGATGGGACTGATGCGAAAGGACGTTCGGCTTGCGCATGAGCTTGCAGCAAGGACCGGTGCAGACCTGCCTATGGCAGAGATCGTTGCAAAACTTTGGTCCGGCTCCAGCGACCTGAAAGATTCCGACGACTTTACCCGCATGGGCGCTTTCCAGCCCGCTTCAAACTAA